One window from the genome of Bacteroidota bacterium encodes:
- a CDS encoding universal stress protein: MKKILVTTDFSANSKAGLKFAIQLSLQEKVKLTFFHSYYVMKPTSWESSKARSFEIAEVEKLQNQLEKFVASVYKSMELKYPNAECVLGRSVSADKNIVEYAKKNHFDFICISTRGAGAVKKLFGTNTSTIIKNSMIPVISVPSSYKHEKISTILYATDLDELQEELKLVVNFNKSLKAKIELLHFDFPAELHLKEKIMTAAKKKYSKQNFSLHLANLDIASSFVSNMESAVKRSKPSVLIMFRHVKKNIFDKIFAPSYSAEFSFVSKVPMIVFAK; this comes from the coding sequence ATGAAAAAAATTCTTGTGACAACCGATTTCTCAGCAAATTCAAAAGCAGGTTTGAAGTTTGCAATTCAACTTTCATTGCAAGAGAAAGTTAAGTTGACATTTTTTCATTCCTATTATGTAATGAAACCAACTTCATGGGAAAGTAGTAAAGCCCGGTCGTTTGAAATTGCTGAAGTGGAAAAACTGCAAAACCAACTTGAAAAATTCGTAGCGTCTGTTTATAAAAGTATGGAATTAAAATATCCAAATGCTGAATGTGTTTTAGGTCGTTCTGTTTCCGCTGATAAAAATATTGTTGAATATGCAAAAAAAAATCATTTTGATTTTATATGTATAAGCACCCGTGGTGCAGGAGCAGTAAAAAAATTATTCGGGACAAATACTTCTACAATAATAAAAAATTCGATGATTCCGGTAATTTCTGTTCCATCTTCATACAAACACGAGAAGATTTCTACTATACTTTATGCCACTGATCTCGATGAACTTCAAGAGGAATTAAAATTGGTTGTTAATTTCAATAAATCACTAAAGGCAAAAATTGAATTACTGCATTTTGATTTTCCCGCTGAATTGCACTTGAAAGAAAAAATTATGACAGCAGCAAAAAAGAAATATTCTAAGCAGAATTTCAGTTTGCATCTGGCCAATCTTGATATTGCGAGTAGCTTTGTTTCAAATATGGAATCTGCAGTAAAAAGATCAAAGCCTTCGGTTTTAATTATGTTCAGACATGTGAAAAAAAACATTTTTGATAAAATTTTCGCACCTTCTTATTCGGCAGAATTTTCATTTGTTTCGAAGGTGCCGATGATCGTTTTTGCAAAGTAG
- a CDS encoding lipoprotein signal peptidase, whose product MKRAALIVLLVLFVDQVVKIWIKTHMYLGQEFKVFDFFLIHFTENNGMAFGLEFGGSFGKLFLSVFRIVASFGIGWYLIHLIRQKSHKLIITCFALIFAGAIGNIIDSAFYGMLFTDSMEGVARFAPGHGYSNFLHGQVVDMLYFPIVGGRFPDWLPIWGGETFLFFRPIFNIADSSITVGVILLLIFQNKFTSEKTTEEVNKETEFQTQN is encoded by the coding sequence TTGAAACGTGCAGCTTTAATAGTACTACTGGTATTATTCGTAGATCAGGTGGTGAAGATCTGGATCAAGACCCACATGTATCTCGGACAAGAGTTTAAGGTCTTTGATTTTTTCTTGATTCATTTTACTGAAAACAATGGAATGGCATTCGGACTTGAGTTCGGTGGTTCTTTTGGCAAATTGTTTCTAAGTGTTTTTCGTATCGTAGCCTCTTTTGGAATCGGATGGTATCTTATTCATTTGATCCGGCAAAAATCTCATAAACTTATTATTACTTGCTTCGCATTGATCTTTGCAGGTGCAATCGGAAACATCATCGATAGTGCTTTCTATGGAATGTTGTTCACTGATAGCATGGAAGGTGTAGCACGTTTTGCTCCCGGACATGGTTATTCAAATTTTCTCCACGGACAAGTTGTCGATATGCTTTACTTCCCGATCGTCGGTGGTCGCTTTCCTGACTGGTTACCGATTTGGGGTGGTGAAACGTTTCTTTTCTTCCGCCCGATTTTTAATATCGCTGACTCATCTATAACTGTTGGTGTGATCTTACTTTTGATCTTTCAGAATAAGTTTACTTCTGAGAAAACGACGGAAGAAGTAAATAAGGAAACAGAATTTCAGACTCAGAATTGA
- a CDS encoding isoleucine--tRNA ligase: MSKYPEYNQLNLSELAKDVLKTWENENTFEASVSSREGRPAFNFYEGPPSANGLPGIHHVMARSIKDIFCRYKTLKGFQVKRKGGWDTHGLPIELSVEKTLGIRKDDIGKTISIEDYNKACRKEVMKYKDIWDDLTRKMGYWVDLDNPYVTFENDYIETCWNLLQKFYDKGLLYKGFTIQPYSPAAGTGLSSHELNQPGTYKMVKDTSAVAMFRIAKGQGSKVKGQLPDSLLEEGKVYFMAWTTTPWTLPSNTALAVGAKIKYVAVKTFTPNTDHAVVVILAKDLLHKYFPEKNSEVSFEDYKAGDKAIPFEVIGEIVGKDLEGIRYEQLLPYAQPTDGDAFRVLLGDFVTTEDGTGIVHIAPSFGADDFRVAKQNGIGSLTLVDKQGRFTSEVTDFAGEFVKEAYLNDEEKAIEIKKQGGEKYLSVDERLVIKLKKEGKAFKSERYEHTYPHCWRTDKPVLYYPLDSWFIRTTAAKERMVELNKTINWKPESTGTGRFGNWLENLVDWNLSRSRFWGIPLPMWANEDYSEQICIGSVSQLESEVEKSVAAGFMKSNLVKTARENGGQFELHRPYVDDIILVSPSGKPMKRELDLIDVWFDSGAMPYAQWHYPFENADEFKSAFPADFIAEGVDQTRGWFFTLHAISVMLFDSVAYKNVVSNGLVLDKNGNKMSKRLGNAVDPFETLEKYGADATRWYMISNAQPWDNLKFNLEGISEVQRKFFGTLYNTYSFFALYSNIDGFTFSEKEIAIKDRTELDRWILSELNSLIKIVDESFADYEPTRAARAISDFVTEHLSNWYVRLSRRRFWKGEYTNDKIAAYQTLYSCLETISILMSPIAPFFSDRLFRDLNTVSSLRKATSVHLADFPELNIAIIDKSLEERMELAQQISSMVLSLRKKVNIRVRQPLNKILIPVLDEAFKIKVEAVKDLILAEVNVKEIEYIHDTKGVLVKKIKANFKVLGKKVGGLMKDVAACIVAMTQEQIQTLEAEKKFEFEVLDQTVIITDEDVEITSEDIPGWQVTSEGKLTVALDITLTPELKEEGIAREFINRIQNLRKERGFEVTDRIDLKVLEHAGIRNSLINNKDYICAEILAAKLDLVDRLDGEDAVNLEVDDEIQTRIIIQKHISGLN; encoded by the coding sequence ATGTCAAAATACCCTGAATACAACCAACTCAATCTCAGCGAACTGGCTAAGGATGTCCTGAAAACCTGGGAAAATGAGAATACTTTTGAAGCCAGCGTTTCTTCCCGTGAAGGTCGTCCGGCCTTTAATTTCTATGAAGGTCCGCCTTCTGCAAATGGTTTACCGGGGATTCATCACGTCATGGCACGTTCTATCAAGGACATTTTTTGCCGCTATAAAACACTTAAAGGATTTCAGGTAAAACGAAAAGGTGGCTGGGATACCCACGGACTTCCGATCGAGCTTTCAGTAGAGAAAACTTTAGGCATTCGTAAAGATGATATCGGTAAAACAATTTCTATCGAAGATTACAACAAAGCCTGCCGTAAGGAGGTGATGAAATACAAAGATATCTGGGATGATCTTACCCGTAAAATGGGCTATTGGGTCGATCTCGATAATCCGTATGTGACTTTCGAAAATGATTACATAGAGACATGCTGGAATCTTTTGCAGAAATTTTATGACAAAGGATTATTGTATAAAGGATTTACCATTCAACCTTATTCACCTGCTGCAGGTACCGGACTTTCTTCGCATGAATTGAATCAGCCGGGAACTTATAAGATGGTGAAGGATACGTCGGCGGTTGCTATGTTTCGGATTGCTAAGGGTCAAGGGTCAAAGGTTAAAGGTCAATTGCCGGATTCTTTACTGGAAGAAGGTAAAGTTTATTTTATGGCATGGACAACTACTCCATGGACTTTGCCTTCGAATACTGCTTTGGCTGTTGGTGCGAAAATAAAATATGTCGCTGTAAAAACTTTTACTCCGAATACTGATCATGCTGTAGTAGTAATTCTTGCAAAAGATTTACTGCATAAATATTTTCCTGAAAAAAATTCTGAAGTTTCATTCGAAGATTATAAAGCAGGCGATAAAGCAATTCCTTTCGAAGTCATTGGTGAAATCGTTGGTAAGGATCTGGAAGGAATCCGATACGAACAACTTTTACCTTATGCACAGCCAACAGACGGTGATGCATTCCGTGTATTGCTAGGTGATTTTGTTACGACGGAAGACGGAACAGGTATCGTTCACATCGCTCCGAGTTTTGGTGCAGACGATTTTCGTGTTGCTAAACAAAATGGAATCGGTTCATTGACACTTGTAGATAAGCAAGGAAGATTCACTTCTGAAGTAACAGACTTCGCAGGAGAATTTGTAAAGGAAGCTTATCTCAATGACGAAGAGAAAGCGATTGAAATAAAAAAACAAGGCGGTGAAAAATATCTTTCCGTTGATGAACGTCTTGTTATCAAATTAAAAAAAGAAGGTAAAGCATTCAAGTCTGAACGCTACGAACATACTTATCCGCATTGCTGGAGAACAGACAAACCGGTTTTATATTATCCGCTCGACTCATGGTTCATTCGCACAACTGCTGCGAAAGAAAGAATGGTTGAGTTAAATAAAACGATCAACTGGAAACCGGAATCTACAGGGACCGGAAGATTTGGAAACTGGTTGGAAAATCTGGTCGACTGGAATTTATCGCGTTCACGCTTTTGGGGAATTCCACTTCCTATGTGGGCGAATGAAGATTACTCTGAACAGATCTGTATCGGTTCGGTTTCTCAGTTGGAATCAGAAGTTGAAAAATCTGTTGCTGCAGGATTCATGAAATCGAATCTCGTAAAAACAGCGAGAGAGAATGGTGGCCAGTTTGAATTACACCGCCCATATGTTGACGATATAATTTTAGTTTCTCCTTCGGGAAAACCAATGAAGCGCGAACTGGATCTGATCGATGTATGGTTTGATTCAGGTGCAATGCCGTACGCTCAATGGCATTATCCTTTTGAAAATGCCGATGAATTTAAATCAGCTTTTCCGGCAGACTTTATCGCCGAAGGAGTTGATCAGACGCGCGGCTGGTTCTTTACATTACATGCTATCTCTGTTATGTTGTTCGATTCTGTTGCTTACAAAAATGTTGTGAGTAACGGTTTAGTACTCGACAAAAATGGAAATAAAATGTCGAAGCGTCTTGGAAATGCTGTTGATCCGTTTGAAACACTGGAAAAATACGGGGCCGATGCTACACGCTGGTATATGATCAGCAATGCTCAGCCGTGGGACAATCTTAAATTTAATCTCGAAGGAATTTCTGAAGTTCAACGTAAATTCTTTGGCACACTTTATAATACATATTCATTCTTCGCTCTGTATTCTAACATTGATGGCTTCACTTTTTCTGAAAAAGAAATTGCTATTAAAGACAGAACAGAGTTAGACAGATGGATCTTATCTGAATTGAATTCACTCATCAAGATCGTTGATGAAAGTTTTGCAGACTACGAACCGACACGAGCAGCACGAGCAATCTCTGATTTTGTGACGGAACATCTGAGTAACTGGTATGTACGATTAAGTCGTCGTCGTTTCTGGAAAGGAGAATATACGAATGATAAAATTGCTGCCTATCAGACATTGTATTCTTGTCTTGAAACAATTTCAATATTGATGTCACCAATAGCGCCATTCTTTAGTGACCGTTTATTCCGTGATCTGAATACTGTAAGTTCACTTCGTAAAGCTACATCTGTTCATCTTGCAGACTTTCCGGAATTGAATATTGCTATCATCGATAAATCGCTTGAAGAACGAATGGAACTTGCACAGCAAATTTCATCGATGGTATTATCGCTTCGGAAAAAAGTAAATATCCGTGTACGTCAACCGTTGAATAAAATATTAATACCTGTTCTGGATGAAGCATTCAAAATAAAAGTGGAAGCTGTAAAGGATCTTATACTCGCAGAAGTAAATGTGAAAGAGATAGAATACATTCATGATACAAAAGGAGTACTTGTCAAAAAGATCAAAGCGAATTTCAAAGTACTCGGAAAAAAGGTCGGTGGACTGATGAAAGATGTTGCAGCGTGTATCGTAGCAATGACTCAGGAGCAAATCCAGACGCTGGAAGCAGAGAAGAAATTTGAATTTGAAGTACTAGATCAAACGGTCATTATTACTGATGAAGATGTGGAGATCACCTCTGAAGATATCCCGGGCTGGCAAGTTACCAGCGAAGGAAAACTGACGGTGGCCCTTGATATTACGCTTACTCCGGAGTTAAAAGAGGAGGGAATTGCCCGTGAATTCATCAATAGAATACAGAATTTGCGCAAAGAACGCGGTTTTGAGGTCACCGACAGAATAGACCTGAAAGTATTGGAACATGCGGGAATTAGGAATTCCCTGATAAATAATAAAGATTATATTTGCGCCGAAATTTTAGCAGCTAAATTAGATCTGGTCGACCGTCTTGATGGCGAAGATGCGGTTAACCTGGAGGTAGATGACGAAATACAAACGCGGATTATCATTCAAAAACACATATCCGGGCTTAATTAA
- a CDS encoding TraR/DksA family transcriptional regulator, giving the protein MSKKTNNKSKAKPATKSKAKPAAKKAKPAPAKKAKAAPAKKAPAKKVVAKKAAPAKKAPVKKVVAKAPAKKVAAKVVAKAPAKTVVAKPAVKTPAKAVVAKPEVVKAPPVVKASKKESAKNKVEKPQLPPRNEIPAPPKERPVIGRPAPFNRRPEPALNRPQKPQEDSGKTRYADSELEEFRAIINKKLEEARRELMLLQAQMTAANEHGTDDTASTFKILEDGSDSLAKEEAGQLASRQKKFIEQLENAMVRIENKTYGVCRVTGKLIPKERLRAVPHTTQSIEAKLNQYRD; this is encoded by the coding sequence ATGAGTAAGAAGACTAATAACAAATCAAAAGCGAAACCCGCTACCAAGTCAAAAGCTAAACCTGCTGCTAAAAAAGCAAAGCCGGCTCCAGCTAAAAAAGCAAAAGCTGCCCCTGCCAAAAAAGCACCGGCGAAAAAAGTTGTTGCTAAAAAAGCTGCTCCTGCTAAAAAAGCACCCGTTAAAAAAGTAGTTGCAAAAGCTCCGGCGAAAAAAGTAGCCGCTAAAGTTGTTGCAAAAGCTCCAGCTAAAACGGTTGTTGCTAAACCTGCTGTAAAAACTCCTGCTAAAGCAGTTGTTGCAAAACCCGAAGTTGTAAAAGCACCTCCGGTTGTAAAAGCTTCTAAAAAAGAATCTGCGAAAAATAAAGTTGAGAAGCCACAGCTTCCACCGCGCAATGAAATTCCGGCTCCGCCAAAAGAAAGACCGGTGATCGGTCGCCCTGCGCCTTTTAACCGTCGTCCAGAACCGGCTTTGAACAGACCTCAGAAACCTCAGGAAGATTCCGGTAAAACACGTTATGCTGATAGTGAACTTGAAGAGTTCCGTGCTATCATCAATAAAAAACTGGAAGAAGCGCGTAGAGAATTGATGTTACTACAAGCACAGATGACAGCTGCCAATGAGCATGGTACCGATGATACTGCAAGTACTTTCAAAATACTTGAAGATGGATCGGATTCACTTGCAAAAGAAGAAGCAGGTCAGCTTGCAAGTCGTCAGAAAAAATTCATCGAGCAATTGGAAAATGCAATGGTTCGTATTGAAAATAAAACATACGGTGTTTGTCGTGTGACAGGAAAATTAATTCCGAAAGAACGTCTGCGTGCCGTTCCACATACTACTCAGAGTATCGAAGCGAAACTTAACCAGTATCGCGACTAA
- a CDS encoding M20/M25/M40 family metallo-hydrolase, producing MQRILLIFISAFINLTSVKAQNKDSISIKRIFNETLENGRAYQWLYDLTENVGPRLAGSKEAGTAVEWAKQKMIEAGADSVYLEEVMVPHWVRGAKEKGVIVEASGNKQEVQILALGNSISTPKEGLTANIIEVTNFDELEKFGKAMVEGKIVFFNHPFDEKFINTFEAYGEAVKYRWQAPSEAAKYGAVGSICRSMTNALDDFPHTGAMRYIDSIPKIPCVAISTIGANLLSKILKTNKETKFFMQTHCEMKDSVLSYNVIGELRGTEKPKEYVVVGGHLDSWDNCKGAHDDGAGIVQSIEIIRTLKAINMRPKRTIRIVAFMNEENGLRGGQKYAANMNEKKEVHIAAIESDAGAFLPLGFGLNMPEAKKEKVRKWAPLFLDYGLYNFSGEGDGADISAMEKYNVPLMGLHVNSQRYFDYHHAASDTWDKVNKRELLLGSASMGAMAFLLAEYGL from the coding sequence ATGCAAAGAATCCTCCTGATTTTTATATCTGCTTTCATCAACCTTACTTCGGTAAAAGCACAAAACAAAGATTCGATTTCAATTAAACGAATTTTTAACGAAACCCTCGAAAACGGCCGCGCCTATCAATGGCTTTATGACCTAACCGAAAATGTAGGTCCACGCTTAGCAGGTTCGAAAGAAGCCGGCACTGCTGTCGAATGGGCTAAACAAAAAATGATTGAAGCCGGAGCAGACTCTGTTTATCTGGAAGAAGTAATGGTTCCACACTGGGTACGTGGTGCAAAAGAAAAAGGTGTGATCGTTGAAGCAAGCGGTAATAAACAGGAAGTGCAGATTCTTGCACTTGGGAATTCTATCTCTACTCCGAAAGAAGGTCTGACTGCAAACATAATCGAAGTAACTAATTTCGATGAGCTGGAGAAATTCGGAAAGGCTATGGTGGAAGGAAAAATCGTTTTCTTCAACCATCCATTCGATGAAAAATTCATCAATACATTTGAAGCATACGGCGAAGCTGTAAAATATCGCTGGCAAGCTCCTTCAGAAGCTGCAAAGTATGGTGCTGTAGGCTCCATCTGTCGGTCAATGACAAATGCTCTCGATGATTTTCCACATACCGGCGCAATGCGGTACATCGATTCAATTCCGAAAATTCCTTGTGTTGCAATCAGTACGATCGGTGCAAATCTTTTAAGTAAAATCCTGAAAACAAATAAGGAAACAAAATTCTTCATGCAGACTCATTGTGAAATGAAAGACAGTGTTCTTTCTTACAATGTGATCGGTGAGTTACGCGGAACGGAAAAACCAAAAGAGTATGTAGTTGTCGGCGGACATCTTGATTCATGGGACAACTGTAAAGGAGCGCATGATGATGGTGCCGGGATTGTTCAGTCAATCGAAATCATAAGAACACTGAAAGCAATCAACATGCGGCCGAAACGAACAATTCGTATTGTTGCATTTATGAATGAAGAAAACGGTTTACGCGGCGGACAAAAATATGCTGCAAACATGAATGAAAAAAAAGAAGTACACATTGCAGCAATTGAAAGTGATGCAGGTGCATTTCTACCATTAGGATTCGGATTGAATATGCCGGAAGCTAAAAAAGAAAAAGTCAGAAAATGGGCACCACTGTTTTTGGATTATGGTTTATATAATTTCTCAGGAGAAGGCGATGGCGCTGATATCAGTGCTATGGAAAAATATAATGTTCCACTCATGGGACTACATGTAAATTCTCAACGGTACTTTGATTACCATCATGCTGCTTCTGATACATGGGATAAAGTGAACAAACGCGAACTGCTTCTCGGCTCCGCCTCAATGGGTGCAATGGCGTTCTTACTTGCGGAATACGGACTCTAG
- a CDS encoding T9SS type A sorting domain-containing protein — MKKFLPLFLQLITAAFIYASDNPKNIPVTFHSTANADVRISEPVEVNEADPCNCWIERDSSWNVVPFNGSTNGPPEYRNDDGSTAPFAIPFNFCFYGSNYNSIYINNNGSVSFDGPFTAFIADSFPSPNFKMISPFWGDVDTRGLLSGIVYYKLTSTALIIQWDHVGYYNTQDNLLNTFQLILTDGSDPILDAGKNVSFCYQDMQWTTGSASGGAGGFGGTPATVGANLGDGISSIQIGRFDQPGSTYNGPYGGGAGIDFLDNQSYTFGLCNSANIAPFLKYTGLCDTLEICIGDTAIVDFEFYSPELSQLTTTAFNFFGLSDCGVLQNSPGNVAATSCYIAGTSGNAGYHSISVTATDNGTPQQSTTALFVVHIKNPDATFTFSPSPAHLNDTVVFTANSSDNTFAIWNFGDGSAVDTGNVVTHIFHTAALFNVSLTVVNEGCTSTDSTTQQVTVLFVGVDESNFDLQVSLSPNPTNGVLLFNAKDNSEKYSIEIIDIQGRIVYHDLNLSANHFIDINYLENGVYFYQISNNNGQVKGRFLKQ; from the coding sequence ATGAAAAAATTCCTTCCATTATTCCTTCAACTTATTACTGCTGCTTTCATATATGCATCAGATAACCCGAAGAATATTCCGGTAACATTTCATTCAACTGCAAATGCTGACGTAAGGATTTCTGAACCGGTTGAAGTGAATGAAGCTGATCCATGTAATTGCTGGATAGAAAGAGATAGTTCCTGGAATGTTGTTCCTTTTAATGGATCTACTAATGGACCACCTGAATACAGAAATGATGATGGTTCAACGGCTCCATTTGCTATTCCGTTCAATTTTTGTTTTTATGGGAGTAATTACAATTCGATATATATTAATAATAATGGTAGTGTTTCTTTTGACGGTCCATTTACTGCTTTCATAGCAGATTCTTTCCCTTCACCAAACTTTAAGATGATCTCTCCTTTTTGGGGCGATGTTGATACTCGTGGTCTTTTAAGCGGAATTGTTTATTATAAACTTACAAGTACAGCACTGATAATTCAATGGGATCATGTTGGATATTATAATACACAAGATAATTTGTTAAATACATTTCAGTTAATTTTGACTGATGGTTCTGACCCAATTCTTGACGCAGGTAAAAATGTTTCCTTTTGTTATCAGGATATGCAGTGGACCACGGGTTCTGCATCAGGTGGTGCCGGAGGTTTTGGCGGAACACCTGCTACGGTTGGAGCAAATTTAGGTGATGGAATAAGTTCAATTCAAATCGGTCGTTTTGATCAACCGGGGTCAACATACAATGGTCCATATGGCGGAGGCGCGGGAATTGATTTTTTAGATAATCAATCCTATACTTTTGGATTGTGCAACTCAGCTAATATTGCTCCGTTCCTTAAATATACCGGGCTTTGCGATACATTGGAGATTTGTATTGGTGATACTGCAATAGTTGATTTTGAATTTTATTCACCTGAACTTTCTCAGTTGACTACAACAGCATTTAATTTCTTTGGACTTTCTGATTGCGGTGTCCTTCAGAACTCCCCGGGAAATGTTGCCGCCACTTCATGTTATATCGCCGGTACTTCAGGAAATGCAGGTTATCATTCAATTTCTGTCACAGCAACTGACAACGGAACTCCACAACAATCAACGACTGCTTTATTTGTTGTTCATATAAAAAATCCTGACGCAACATTTACATTCTCTCCTTCACCTGCACATCTTAATGATACAGTTGTATTCACTGCTAATTCATCAGATAACACTTTTGCGATCTGGAATTTTGGTGATGGAAGTGCTGTGGATACAGGAAATGTCGTTACACACATTTTCCATACAGCTGCTTTGTTCAACGTTTCACTCACAGTTGTCAATGAAGGTTGTACATCTACCGACTCGACCACACAGCAAGTTACAGTTTTATTTGTCGGAGTTGATGAGAGTAATTTTGATCTGCAAGTGAGTCTTTCTCCAAATCCCACAAATGGTGTTTTGCTTTTTAATGCAAAAGATAATTCGGAAAAATATTCTATCGAGATCATTGACATTCAGGGAAGAATTGTTTACCATGATTTAAATTTAAGTGCAAATCATTTTATTGATATAAATTATCTGGAGAATGGAGTTTACTTTTATCAGATCTCAAATAACAATGGTCAGGTGAAAGGACGATTCTTGAAGCAGTAA
- the uvrC gene encoding excinuclease ABC subunit UvrC has product MTTHQLKIPELLSTLPDSPGIYQFYDKEGLLLYVGKAKSLKKRVSSYFQKDVHENGKTTVMVRKVADIKILVVNTEMDALLLENSLIKKHQPRYNVNLKDDKTYPWICIKNEKFPRIFITRQMIKDGSEYFGPYTPVKMINTLLDLIGQLYKLRNCNLNLTPENIEKKKFKICLEYHIGNCKGPCEGHQSMEDYDQTIKEIRLILKGNINTVIQHLKNLMNQQSAQFFYEEAQVTKQKIELLEKFKTKSVVVNPSIHNTDVFSIVTEEDSAFVNFLRIMNGSIVQGHTLEIKKKLDESPEELLEIAIADLRTKFNSDAKEIIVPFEVPTMMEGVTFTIPKIGEKRHLLSLSESNVRNYIRERDLQLEKQNPENKVLRLMEKMQKDLRLTELPRHIECFDNSNIQGAYPVAAMSVFKNGQPSKKDYRHFNIKTVEGPDDFASMEEVIYRRYKRMLDEAQPLPQLIVIDGGKGQLSSAMTSLEKLGLVGKMAVIGIAKKLEEIYYPGDSAPLYIDKKSETLRVIQNLRDEVHRFGITHHRNRRSKGVMKTELSDIKGIGQSTADELLREFKSVKRIKEASHDELKAVIGNSRADKVFSHFHDKTAP; this is encoded by the coding sequence ATTACTACTCACCAATTGAAGATCCCCGAACTCCTTTCAACCCTCCCCGACAGCCCGGGTATTTATCAGTTCTATGATAAAGAGGGATTGCTATTGTATGTCGGGAAGGCGAAGTCGTTGAAGAAAAGAGTCAGTTCGTATTTTCAGAAAGATGTTCATGAAAATGGCAAAACGACCGTAATGGTCCGTAAGGTTGCTGACATTAAAATTCTTGTCGTTAATACTGAGATGGACGCACTCCTGCTGGAGAATAGTCTTATCAAAAAACATCAGCCACGATATAACGTAAATCTTAAAGACGATAAAACATATCCATGGATCTGTATTAAGAATGAAAAGTTCCCAAGAATTTTTATTACGCGCCAGATGATAAAAGATGGATCGGAATATTTTGGTCCGTATACTCCGGTGAAAATGATCAATACATTGCTGGATCTTATTGGACAACTTTACAAACTTCGAAATTGTAATCTCAACCTTACTCCGGAAAATATTGAAAAGAAGAAATTCAAAATTTGCCTGGAATATCATATAGGAAATTGTAAGGGTCCTTGTGAAGGACATCAATCAATGGAAGATTATGATCAGACGATCAAAGAGATCCGGCTCATTCTGAAAGGAAATATAAATACTGTAATTCAGCACTTGAAAAATCTGATGAATCAGCAGTCAGCACAATTCTTTTATGAAGAAGCTCAGGTCACAAAACAAAAGATTGAACTGCTTGAGAAATTTAAAACGAAATCTGTTGTTGTAAATCCATCAATTCATAATACCGATGTATTCAGTATTGTAACAGAGGAAGATTCTGCTTTCGTAAATTTTCTTCGCATTATGAACGGTTCTATTGTACAAGGCCATACTCTTGAAATTAAAAAGAAACTCGATGAATCTCCGGAAGAACTTTTGGAAATTGCTATTGCTGATCTCCGGACTAAATTTAACAGTGATGCTAAAGAGATAATTGTTCCTTTTGAAGTTCCTACAATGATGGAAGGAGTTACGTTTACAATTCCAAAAATAGGAGAGAAGCGGCACTTGCTTTCATTATCGGAAAGTAATGTGAGAAATTATATCCGCGAACGTGATCTTCAACTCGAGAAACAAAATCCTGAAAACAAAGTTTTGCGCCTGATGGAGAAAATGCAGAAGGATCTACGTTTAACCGAACTACCCAGACATATTGAATGTTTTGATAATTCAAATATTCAAGGTGCATATCCGGTTGCTGCTATGAGTGTTTTCAAAAACGGGCAACCTTCCAAAAAAGATTACCGGCATTTCAATATAAAAACCGTTGAAGGTCCCGATGATTTTGCTTCGATGGAAGAAGTAATTTATCGTCGCTACAAAAGAATGCTCGATGAAGCACAACCTCTTCCGCAACTGATAGTAATTGACGGCGGTAAAGGTCAGCTTAGTTCAGCAATGACCAGTCTGGAAAAATTGGGATTAGTAGGAAAAATGGCTGTCATAGGAATTGCAAAAAAACTGGAAGAGATTTATTATCCCGGCGATTCTGCGCCTTTGTATATCGACAAGAAAAGTGAAACACTCAGAGTAATCCAGAATTTGCGGGATGAAGTTCACCGCTTTGGAATTACTCATCACCGTAATCGAAGAAGTAAAGGAGTAATGAAGACAGAACTTTCCGATATAAAGGGAATCGGTCAATCGACAGCAGATGAACTATTGCGCGAATTCAAATCCGTTAAACGAATCAAAGAAGCGTCGCATGATGAGTTGAAGGCAGTAATTGGTAATTCAAGAGCAGATAAAGTTTTTTCGCATTTTCATGATAAAACCGCTCCATAA